A single window of Pungitius pungitius chromosome 20, fPunPun2.1, whole genome shotgun sequence DNA harbors:
- the LOC134107855 gene encoding uncharacterized protein LOC134107855 — protein MDTITQEDYSPNTGGELTSPFPPKRPRTDCTHNIDGKTSFAFPELVTYWKTIGSSSSTSTWRGNAGLVCVAEGGDMEDGKTHEQPQDAQFIVIPITSTTSYTGLSDVSLISAEKCFKLLVRDEQLPIAPTDKLTSIVLDDEDRALAETCTLKECNADTFRPPDSKLQGKALEDEAHGNNKAGALVQNSASQIQGLQVSAREYGLSYQSGCTSENPLHDTQGQSAEAEESNQEWQEPGLRETILFSEEEDNSLISFTHADTDSFFSDPQPSGNPAQIGENVAICNPETKDENGISMNSIPSAALCAEGSIVSYGVVSVDVPIETVSLDADDFCGAKGEDAAGKMIAQAQSKTSDHTTGTPMLAQIHQGPAEGDNDASPFTVIEPAIWSETDGEAKEKSCNSGSALAGVQLLSPVCNMETPLPCCSDIRLSQEVLTRNQNGKSDHQRCTQQGNDGKEDLWQSFTEPPACTINNSGSDDSCHWKTSPSSQPAKPLPPGDGRQVSHDQLKDHIKTKENRPGN, from the exons ATGGATACAATCACACAAGAAGATTACAGTCCAAACACTGGGGGAGAACTTACTTCACCCTTTCCCCCAAAACGACCCAGGACAGACTGTACACACAACATCGATGGCAAAACCAGTTTTGCATTTCCAGAACTTGTGACGTATTGGAAAACGATCGGCTCCTCATCATCGACAAGTACCTGGCGGGGAAATGCCGGCTTAGTATGCGTAGCAGAAGGTGGTGATATGGAAGATGGAAAAACTCATGAGCAACCACAGGACGCTCAATTTATTGTCATTCCTATTACAAGCACAACTTCATACACCGGGTTGTCTGACGTCAGTTTAATCTCTGCAGAGAAATGCTTCAAACTTCTGGTGAGAGATGAGCAGCTTCCAATCGCTCCAACTGACAAACTCACCTCCATCGTGCTAGATGATGAAGATAGGGCTTTAGCAGAGACATGCACTTTAAAAGAATGCAACGCTGATACATTCCGTCCTCCTGATAGCAAACTGCAGGGGAAAGCCCTTGAAGATGAGGCGCATGGAAATAACAAAGCTGGAGCACTGGTGCAGAATAGTGCCAGTCAAATCcaaggattgcaggtcagtgcaAGGGAATATGGGCTCAGCTATCAGTCTGGTTGCACTTCTGAAAATCCACTACATGACACACAGGGCCAATCTGCCGAAGCTGAAGAAAGTAATCAGGAGTGGCAAGAGCCTGGATTAAGAGAGACTATCCTATTCAGCGAGGAAGAAGATAACAGTCTTATATCTTTCACTCATGCCGACACTGATTCTTTCTTCTCAGACCCACAGCCCTCAGGGAACCCAGCACAGATTGGTGAAAATGTTGCTATATGTAACCCGGAAACAAAAGATGAGAATGGCATTAGCATGAACTCCATTCCTTCTGCCGCTCTATGTGCTGAGGGATCAATTGTTTCTTATGGTGTCGTGTCAGTCGATGTGCCAATTGAGACAGTGAGTCTCGATGCTGATGACTTCTGTGGGGCAAAAGGCGAAGATGCTGCTGGTAAGATGATAGCCCAAGCTCAGAGCAAAACCTCTGATCACACAACAGGGACTCCCATGCTTGCACAAATCCATCAAGGGCCTGCTGAAGGAGATAATGATGCAAGCCCTTTCACTGTAATTGAACCTGCAATCTGGAGTGAAACTGACGGGGAGGCAAAAGAGAAGAGCTGCAACTCAGGGAGCGCTCTTGCAGGTGTACAATTACTTTCACCAGTCTGCAACATGGAAACACCCCTCCCCTGCTGCTCCGACATCCGGCTATCACAGGAGGTTTTAACCCGTAACCAGAATGGAAAGTCAGATCACCAGAGGTGTACGCAGCAGGGCAACGATGGAAAAGAGGACTTATGGCAGTCATTCACTGAACCACCGGCTTGTACTATCAACAACTCTGGCAGCGACGACAGCTGCCACTGGAAAACCAGCCCCAGCAGCCAGCCAGCAAAGCCCCTTCCTCCAGGGGACGGAAGACAAGTCAGCCATGATCAGTTGAAGGACCATATAAAGACAAAGGAG AACAGACCAGGCAACTGA
- the LOC119194947 gene encoding uncharacterized protein LOC119194947, with the protein MTGFEEEIITGEQPENFQDFEQKRLQQNEKRTEEAGNSISDRTEGKTSKYDNQLTHVDDVLKNKLGFLFDHPYNALILTTEADEKERKEEASVGAESDMYGNSEIVVEWEVVHQQQSEQNKDIPEEWISEYTEGHGSNLTLGSRCEQEQLVQLSCVSDFQHIAETNVVDNRDDPRTLTAFPFNGRMPGGIDTFQRIQLSLDGDEDDLSKSPLLTGLAGQLLTSPQQQLHEHEEVPQEEEEETSGHHTENKAKGFSGIHSMCNEVPNCISAAAAGDIALVRPKTHNSPECFQEDLTAQSVSSSVPSNSDGSGSDEDDCLKFEKKELFDKVMKELNLFFEISISDFTRDSGASSSEQCVHVTEALDRDNLNSKEDLSIPELGCYRDPSPDDVKEDSGLEMCAEDADVSPACEGEQEVPLGTHLCTKETHKEPPQRKRWSPSFLGPPLLEQLGYRQPEQTRRLQPLRTCNRPIRVGLSKRAKTKQLHPTPPRPTSDQG; encoded by the exons ATGACAGGTTTTGAAGAAGAAATAATAACTGGTGAACAACCAGAAAACTTCCAGGACTTTGAGCAAAAACGTctgcaacaaaatgaaaaacgtACAGAAGAAGCTGGTAATTCCATCAGCGACAGGACAGAGGGCAAAACTAGTAAATATGACAACCAATTAACACATGTGGATGACGTGTTGAAAAATAAACTTGGATTTCTGTTTGATCACCCCTATAATGCTCTCATTTTAACCACAGAAgcagatgaaaaggaaagaaaagaagaggcaaGTGTGGGGGCAGAAAGTGATATGTACGGTAATTCGGAGATAGTCGTGGAATGGGAGGTGGTTCATCAGCAACAAAgcgagcagaacaaagacatcCCTGAGGAATGGATCAGTGAATATACAGAGGGACACGGGAGCAATTTAACCCTGGGGAGTCGATGTGAACAAGAACAACTTGTTCAGCTCAGTTGTGTCTCGGATTTTCAACACATAGCTGAGACAAACGTGGTTGATAATAGAGATGACCCTCGCACCTTGACTGCCTTCCCTTTCAACGGACGTATGCCAGGAGGAATCGACACGTTCCAAAGGATCCAACTGTCCCTCGATGGTGATGAAGACGACCTGAGCAAGAGCCCTCTCCTCACCGGCCTTGCTGGGCAGCTGTTGACATCACCCCAGCAACAGCTTCATGAGCATGAGGAAGTAccgcaggaggaagaggaggaaacatcTGGTCATCACACTGAGAACAAGGCAAAGGGATTTTCAGGCATCCATAGCATGTGTAATGAAGTCCCCAACTGtatctcagcagcagcagcaggagacatCGCTCTTGTGCGACCAAAGACTCATAACTCCCCCGAGTGCTTCCAGGAAGACTTAACGGCACAGTCAGTGTCGTCCAGCGTTCCCTCCAACAGCGACGGCTCAGGCTCTGACGAAGACGACTGCCTGAAGTTTGAGAAGAAAGAGCTGTTCGACAAGGTCATGAAAGAGCTGAACTTGTTTTTTGAAATCAGCATAAGTGATTTCACAAGAGACAGTGGTGCATCGTCCTCTGAGCAGTGTGTTCATGTGACTGAAGCCTTGGATCGAGACAATTTAAACAGCAAAGAAGATCTCAGCATCCCAGAACTAGGATGCTATAGAGACCCATCGCCAG ATGATGTGAAGGAGGACTCCGGCCTGGAAATGTGTGCTGAGGATGCAGATGTTTCTCCTGCCTGTGAAGGCGAGCAGGAGGTTCCCCTCGGCACCCATCTGTGCactaaagagacacacaaag AGCCCCCGCAGAGGAAAAGATGGTCTCCGTCCTTCCTGGGTCCACCTCTCCTGGAGCAACTGGGCTACA gacagCCGGAGCAGACGAGGCGGCTGCAGCCTCTGCGAACATGCAACCGGCCGATCCGGGTCGGACTCTCAAAGAGAGCCAAGACCAAACAACTGCACCCCACCCCGCCCCGCCCTACCAGTGACCAGGGATAG